Sequence from the Methanobrevibacter arboriphilus genome:
AAGCTAATACACTGATTATATACTTTACATATCCTTGAACAAATTTACTTAGATATTTGTTTCTAAATCCAAATATTAATACTATGAACCACTGTATTAAATGACATATTCCTGCTAATATAGTATATACATGTATTATTAATAATATGGGTATTAAATATATTATCCTTATGAAAAGTTCTATTCTACTTGCTTTTCTTTGATATTTCAAATATTCTTTCAATATTCTCACCCTTTAAATTATTTATATATTATTATATTTGAAGGGATTATTTAATATCTTCTAAAAAATATCAATTTTATAAAAATATCATTTAAGTAAATGGTTTAAATTAAAAATAGAGTTTTTAATATAAGAATTAAAGAAAATTTTAAATTTTTATATAATTCTTATAATTTTATTATAATATTAGAATATCTTTATCATAATATTAGAAATATTAAAAATTAGAAATATTAAATTTAAGAATATTATGAATATTAAAAATATTAAAAATTAAAATGAATAATTTTAAGAGAATTAATTCATTGCTGGATTTAATGTTTCATGAAATTGAACTAAATTTCATTTTGAGGTTGAGGTAAAGTTCATCTTTTTTTTCATGCATTAATCATATTACAATAAAATTAATTATCAAAATATTAAAAAGTATAAAAATGATTTTATATATATTTAAAGATTTTAGATCATGCCTCCTAATTTAACAGATAATACTGCCTTTATTATTCTGTTTTTTTTATTAGTAGAGGTCATCATCCAGAAAAAAATAGTATTCTGGCAGTTTAAATAGGTGAACCTCATCACCTTATTATGATATATGTATATTTTATTATAAATAGTTTTTTATAATATTATTTTATTACTTATAATTATTTTATTATTATAATGACAATGGTATATATTAATTTTTCTATAATAAATATATAGCATTAGTAATTACATTATTAGCTTTTAATAGTAAACTAATAAACTAATTTTTTAATTTTGTATAATACTTTTATGCTATTTTTTAATATTTTAATAATATTTATATATTTTTTTATACATAATATATATAACAATAATTGGAGGTATAATAACATGTTAGAGGATGTTAAAAAGAAAGCTAAAAAAGTGAAAGATGATGTTCAAGACAAAGCTGAA
This genomic interval carries:
- a CDS encoding DUF4389 domain-containing protein → MKEYLKYQRKASRIELFIRIIYLIPILLIIHVYTILAGICHLIQWFIVLIFGFRNKYLSKFVQGYVKYIISVLAYSHNLSDERPKILPKPYRIFFEKEE